A window from Dehalobacter sp. DCA encodes these proteins:
- a CDS encoding FAD-dependent thymidylate synthase has translation MKITNFEHTGLDRIAAWIRRNHLSEISCTELKEVLKTINIFFVADGINRVQSMLLCELKASYVQQSQRYVALDQDAFAFPDLPPEDSRRAEELGQQALNLYAKMCTLKEGGFKGRPKPEHYLYTIPIEDARYILPLSAKTNLSVSMSGDKLWDLFLLFNDRKYEGIFETLKNELEAFLPVELCALFPRDYDSTAELAIIEDFYQTDLAKISPEDDLILLSSCQDPDIKAGLGALASTQSRASSEVLLSWGEEAPVKAKEIVRRVLGYGHESIAEQVRTTFGMMCSLVTYHQQVRHRLPEMFREDFSNLFSDTERPVIVPDSIRNSPFLEEFLNLTEAYRTFSREIYQKLGLGKAMPFILNCQLLKMIMSTNARIDNQMLSERTCLNAQWEIRKLAVKKLKILREFSGVLYEKALPPCLVSKCHEGKMTCGKQQEVRDLFYYRQK, from the coding sequence ATGAAGATCACAAACTTTGAACATACCGGACTGGACCGGATTGCAGCTTGGATTAGACGGAACCACTTAAGCGAGATATCTTGCACGGAGCTGAAGGAAGTTCTGAAAACAATTAACATTTTCTTTGTTGCTGACGGCATTAACCGGGTCCAGAGTATGCTGCTCTGCGAGCTGAAAGCATCCTATGTCCAACAAAGTCAAAGATATGTGGCGCTTGATCAGGACGCTTTTGCTTTCCCGGACCTGCCGCCTGAAGATAGCCGCAGAGCCGAGGAACTCGGGCAGCAGGCTTTGAATCTGTATGCAAAAATGTGTACGCTGAAGGAAGGCGGGTTTAAAGGGAGACCTAAGCCGGAGCATTACCTTTACACAATTCCGATTGAAGATGCCCGCTATATCCTGCCGCTCTCGGCAAAGACGAATCTCTCCGTTTCGATGTCCGGAGACAAGCTGTGGGATCTCTTTCTTTTATTCAATGACAGGAAATATGAAGGGATATTCGAGACCCTGAAAAATGAGCTGGAAGCCTTTCTTCCGGTTGAATTATGCGCACTGTTCCCTCGCGACTATGATAGTACGGCAGAATTGGCAATCATTGAGGACTTCTATCAGACAGATTTGGCGAAAATCAGTCCCGAAGATGACCTTATCTTATTGTCCAGTTGTCAGGACCCGGATATTAAGGCTGGCCTGGGAGCTCTCGCCAGCACCCAAAGCAGGGCGTCTTCCGAGGTTTTGCTATCCTGGGGGGAGGAAGCCCCGGTCAAGGCGAAAGAAATTGTTCGGAGAGTACTTGGTTACGGTCATGAAAGTATTGCCGAACAGGTCCGGACCACTTTTGGGATGATGTGTTCCTTGGTGACGTATCACCAGCAGGTCCGTCATCGTCTGCCGGAAATGTTCCGGGAAGACTTCAGTAACCTTTTCAGCGACACAGAAAGACCGGTAATCGTTCCGGATAGCATTCGCAATTCTCCGTTTTTGGAGGAGTTCTTAAATCTGACGGAAGCCTATCGGACATTTTCCAGGGAGATTTATCAAAAATTGGGGCTGGGCAAAGCTATGCCGTTTATCCTGAACTGCCAGCTTTTAAAAATGATTATGTCCACAAATGCGAGGATAGACAATCAGATGCTCTCAGAAAGGACCTGCCTAAACGCCCAGTGGGAAATCAGAAAGCTCGCAGTCAAGAAACTGAAGATCCTCAGAGAATTCTCCGGTGTACTCTATGAAAAAGCACTGCCGCCCTGTCTGGTCAGCAAATGCCATGAAGGGAAGATGACCTGCGGCAAACAGCAGGAAGTAAGAGATCTGTTCTATTACAGGCAAAAGTAA
- a CDS encoding Mini-ribonuclease 3, whose amino-acid sequence MPKQNEPEQDNGMPDIWAVQINKRWQDINILLLAYIGDAVYELWVRKHLLEQDIAKVQLMHKRAIFYVQAKTQAGILRHLMNELDETETEVVLRGRNAKGHYPRSVDVVTYRHSTAFEALIGYWHITGKNTRMGAVLNNIDGILETMATENSKKTERGTLPEETGKRGESKHEDHKL is encoded by the coding sequence TTGCCTAAGCAAAACGAACCTGAACAGGATAACGGTATGCCGGATATTTGGGCGGTACAAATCAATAAAAGGTGGCAGGATATTAATATTCTGCTGCTCGCCTATATAGGTGACGCCGTTTATGAATTATGGGTGCGCAAGCACCTTTTGGAACAGGACATTGCCAAGGTACAACTCATGCATAAGCGGGCTATTTTCTATGTACAGGCCAAAACACAAGCAGGTATTCTGAGGCATCTCATGAACGAACTGGATGAAACGGAAACAGAGGTTGTTCTGAGGGGTCGGAATGCGAAGGGCCACTATCCACGTAGTGTTGATGTTGTCACCTACAGGCATTCTACAGCATTCGAAGCGCTTATCGGCTACTGGCATATTACTGGCAAAAATACTCGGATGGGCGCGGTTCTAAACAACATAGACGGGATTCTTGAGACAATGGCGACAGAAAATAGCAAGAAAACAGAAAGAGGTACTTTACCCGAAGAAACCGGAAAACGGGGGGAGTCGAAACATGAAGATCACAAACTTTGA
- the cysS gene encoding cysteine--tRNA ligase: MAIRLYNTLTRRKEAFVPREPGKASMYACGPTTYNYFHLGNARMLVVFDMVRRYLIHKGFVVTYVQNFTDVDDKIINRAAEEGCDPIALAGKYINEYFTDAKALNILPADIHPKATEHIPEMIDIIRRLEEKGLAYNIDGDVYFAVDKFPGYGKLSGRTLEDMQAGARVEVDDKKHNPMDFALWKKAKAGEPFWESPWGKGRPGWHIECSAMSLKYLGPGFDIHGGGGDLVFPHHENEIAQSEGCLEGQQFARYWMHNAFITINQEKMSKSLGNFFLVRDVTGKFPGDVIRFYLLGTHYRSPLDFDDEKLVMASKGLDRLKNSVRLAKEALGKAQGKEGMTFGIIAVNRDLKTDNEMAQACLEARNAFEQAMDDDFNSAQAYAALFELAKGINTYLAKGSIETESLTEAAQTLIELAGILGFDLEAEAEMLQEDSGKLAQVMELVMEIRANARRNKDWTTADLIRDRIKEIGIVIEDTPEGARWYLK, translated from the coding sequence ATGGCGATTAGACTATATAATACACTTACACGCCGCAAAGAAGCGTTTGTTCCGAGAGAACCGGGAAAGGCTTCAATGTACGCCTGCGGCCCTACGACGTATAATTATTTTCATTTGGGAAATGCCCGGATGCTGGTAGTATTTGATATGGTCAGGCGCTACCTGATCCATAAAGGATTTGTCGTTACGTATGTCCAAAATTTCACCGACGTGGATGATAAAATTATCAACCGGGCTGCTGAAGAGGGCTGCGATCCGATAGCGCTGGCCGGCAAATATATTAATGAGTACTTTACGGATGCCAAGGCTTTGAATATTCTTCCTGCCGATATCCACCCGAAAGCCACGGAACATATCCCGGAGATGATTGACATTATCCGCAGGTTGGAGGAAAAGGGCTTAGCCTATAATATTGACGGGGATGTCTATTTCGCTGTTGACAAATTCCCGGGATACGGCAAGCTGTCCGGCCGGACCCTTGAAGATATGCAGGCCGGAGCGCGTGTAGAGGTGGATGACAAGAAGCATAACCCGATGGATTTTGCGCTATGGAAAAAAGCCAAAGCGGGAGAACCTTTCTGGGAAAGTCCTTGGGGTAAAGGAAGGCCCGGCTGGCATATTGAATGTTCAGCGATGTCCTTGAAATACCTCGGTCCTGGGTTTGATATTCATGGGGGCGGAGGCGACCTGGTTTTTCCGCATCATGAGAATGAAATTGCGCAGTCCGAGGGCTGTCTGGAGGGCCAGCAGTTTGCGCGGTACTGGATGCATAATGCGTTTATTACCATTAATCAGGAGAAAATGTCCAAATCGCTGGGGAATTTCTTTTTGGTCAGAGATGTTACCGGAAAATTCCCGGGAGATGTTATCCGTTTTTATCTGCTCGGAACACACTACCGCAGTCCGCTGGATTTCGATGATGAGAAGCTGGTCATGGCCTCAAAAGGACTGGACCGCCTGAAAAACAGCGTGCGTCTGGCCAAAGAGGCCTTGGGCAAAGCACAGGGTAAAGAGGGTATGACGTTCGGTATCATTGCTGTGAACCGGGACCTGAAGACGGATAATGAAATGGCTCAGGCCTGCCTGGAGGCCAGGAATGCTTTCGAACAGGCTATGGACGATGATTTTAATTCGGCCCAGGCTTATGCAGCCTTATTTGAGCTAGCCAAAGGAATCAATACGTACCTTGCCAAAGGTTCTATAGAGACGGAATCTCTGACTGAAGCAGCACAAACTTTGATAGAGCTGGCTGGGATACTAGGATTTGATCTGGAAGCCGAGGCTGAAATGTTGCAGGAAGATTCCGGGAAACTGGCCCAGGTCATGGAGCTTGTGATGGAGATCAGAGCTAATGCCCGTAGGAACAAAGACTGGACGACTGCGGATCTCATCAGGGACAGGATTAAAGAAATCGGGATTGTGATTGAAGATACCCCTGAGGGTGCTCGTTGGTATTTGAAATAG
- the gltX gene encoding glutamate--tRNA ligase translates to MTVKVRFAPSPTGPLHIGGARSALFNYLFTGGKGGTFVFRIEDTDLERSSRESEQDIMNALHWLGITWDEGIDAGGDSGPYRQTERLDTYREYTDKLLQSGHAYLCYCSEEELEQERQELSARGETPRYLGKCRTLTAEQRQAYEAEGRKPVVRFRVPEGQDIVINDLVRGKVVFESNGIGDYIIVKSDGIPTYNYAVVIDDVLMGITHVVRGEEHLSNTPRQVLIYEALGMKVPDFAHISLILNTEGRKMSKRDGDTAVMDYFHKGYLPEAVVNFIALLGWSPSGEQEFFTIEELKKEFSLEKVSKSPAVFDLNKLNYINAHYLKQTASADLARLVLPFLREKGLFPNELSLAEQQWVTGFIDAVKEKINCLSEVKSYIHYFIGTEIDVLTEEAEAIMKADTVPAVLQLFAAKVREAALLDAPAAKSILKEITKELNLKGKDVFMPVRIALTGQMHGPDLDRIMELLGKENIYGRLEKTAAFSK, encoded by the coding sequence ATGACGGTGAAAGTAAGGTTTGCTCCAAGCCCGACCGGGCCCCTGCATATCGGAGGAGCAAGGTCAGCTCTTTTTAATTATTTGTTTACAGGAGGCAAAGGTGGGACCTTTGTCTTTAGGATAGAGGATACCGACCTGGAACGGTCGAGCCGGGAATCGGAACAGGATATCATGAACGCGCTGCACTGGCTGGGGATCACCTGGGACGAGGGGATAGACGCCGGTGGAGATTCCGGCCCTTACAGGCAGACGGAAAGGCTCGATACATACCGTGAATACACGGATAAGCTTCTTCAGAGCGGACATGCTTACCTGTGCTACTGTTCGGAAGAAGAACTGGAACAGGAGCGTCAGGAGCTGAGTGCCCGTGGGGAGACCCCGCGCTATCTCGGAAAATGCCGGACGCTGACCGCAGAACAGCGCCAGGCTTATGAAGCGGAAGGAAGGAAACCTGTTGTCCGCTTCCGAGTGCCGGAAGGCCAGGATATCGTGATCAATGACCTGGTCAGAGGGAAAGTCGTTTTTGAAAGTAATGGAATCGGGGATTATATCATTGTCAAATCAGATGGAATCCCAACATACAATTATGCCGTGGTCATCGACGATGTCCTGATGGGCATCACGCATGTTGTTAGAGGAGAAGAACATCTATCCAATACGCCGCGTCAGGTCTTAATTTATGAGGCCCTTGGAATGAAAGTACCGGATTTTGCCCATATCTCCTTGATTTTGAATACTGAAGGGCGGAAGATGAGCAAACGGGACGGGGATACTGCTGTCATGGATTATTTCCATAAAGGGTATTTGCCGGAGGCCGTCGTGAACTTTATCGCGCTTTTAGGCTGGTCGCCTTCCGGTGAGCAGGAATTTTTTACGATCGAAGAACTCAAGAAAGAATTTTCATTGGAAAAAGTATCAAAGAGCCCGGCAGTTTTTGATTTGAATAAACTGAACTACATTAATGCGCACTACCTGAAACAGACTGCTTCGGCAGACCTTGCCCGGTTGGTGCTGCCGTTTTTGAGAGAAAAAGGACTTTTTCCGAATGAGCTTTCTTTGGCCGAACAGCAGTGGGTGACCGGCTTTATTGACGCCGTAAAGGAAAAAATCAACTGCTTAAGCGAGGTTAAGTCCTATATTCATTATTTTATTGGAACAGAAATTGATGTGCTGACGGAGGAAGCTGAAGCGATTATGAAGGCAGATACCGTACCGGCAGTGCTGCAGCTTTTTGCAGCCAAGGTCCGGGAAGCCGCGCTGCTCGACGCACCGGCAGCCAAGAGCATATTAAAAGAGATCACCAAAGAACTTAACCTGAAAGGCAAGGATGTATTTATGCCGGTTAGGATTGCGCTTACGGGGCAGATGCATGGCCCGGATCTCGACCGGATCATGGAACTGCTCGGCAAAGAAAATATTTACGGGCGATTGGAGAAAACGGCTGCTTTCTCGAAGTAA
- the ispD gene encoding 2-C-methyl-D-erythritol 4-phosphate cytidylyltransferase, with amino-acid sequence MSLMHSANIAAIVPAAGRGKRMGDQGNKLLLELAGTPILVFTLKTLELCPLIKEIIIPAAKVDILTIKKLVEEYSLKKVTVVVEGGAERQESVYRALQSLSPEVDSVIVHDGARPLLTLDDLNRFLEKTADSEAAVMAVPLKDTVKKVDTQGQVMETPPREQLRAIQTPQIFNRNLLEKVHKLAFEQQYLATDDASLFEWQGLPVRVVEGNYENIKVTTPEDMLWAESILHRRREVPQMKMGLGYDVHALVKGRTLILGGVEIPHDKGLLGHSDADVLTHAVMDAILGACALGDIGKHFPDSDARYKGISSLALLAEVVKLAQGEGYRLGNLDSIIVAQKPKVLPYIAQMRKNLAEILNASPDCISIKATTTEYLGFEGREEGISSQAIVCLLPV; translated from the coding sequence ATGAGTTTAATGCATTCGGCTAATATTGCGGCTATTGTACCTGCCGCCGGGCGGGGAAAAAGGATGGGGGATCAAGGCAACAAGCTTCTGCTTGAACTTGCCGGGACCCCTATCCTTGTTTTTACTCTAAAAACGCTGGAACTTTGTCCGCTAATTAAAGAAATCATTATTCCTGCGGCAAAGGTAGATATTTTGACAATTAAAAAATTGGTGGAAGAATACAGCCTAAAAAAGGTGACGGTAGTGGTTGAGGGAGGTGCCGAAAGGCAGGAATCCGTTTACCGGGCGCTTCAGTCCTTAAGTCCTGAAGTGGACAGCGTGATCGTCCATGACGGTGCCCGCCCCTTATTAACACTGGATGATCTGAACCGTTTTCTTGAAAAAACGGCTGACTCTGAAGCGGCTGTCATGGCTGTACCTTTGAAAGATACTGTGAAAAAGGTGGATACTCAGGGCCAAGTTATGGAAACACCCCCGCGGGAACAGCTCCGGGCGATTCAGACACCGCAGATTTTTAATCGGAACCTTTTAGAAAAAGTACACAAACTTGCCTTTGAACAGCAGTACCTGGCCACGGACGATGCTTCTCTGTTTGAGTGGCAGGGCTTACCGGTCAGGGTTGTTGAAGGCAATTACGAGAATATCAAAGTGACCACGCCTGAAGATATGCTTTGGGCGGAGTCCATCCTGCACAGAAGAAGAGAGGTGCCTCAAATGAAGATGGGACTGGGCTACGATGTCCATGCACTGGTTAAGGGACGGACGTTGATTCTGGGCGGAGTAGAAATTCCCCATGACAAAGGACTTTTGGGGCATTCTGATGCAGATGTTCTGACGCATGCCGTAATGGATGCGATTCTCGGGGCTTGTGCGCTTGGTGATATCGGCAAACATTTTCCCGACAGCGATGCCCGGTACAAAGGCATTTCCAGTCTGGCATTACTGGCTGAAGTTGTAAAGCTTGCGCAAGGCGAAGGCTACAGGCTTGGGAATCTGGATAGTATTATTGTTGCTCAAAAACCGAAAGTATTGCCTTATATCGCGCAGATGAGAAAGAATCTTGCTGAGATTCTGAACGCAAGTCCGGACTGTATATCGATCAAAGCAACGACGACGGAGTACCTGGGCTTCGAGGGCAGAGAAGAAGGAATCAGTTCCCAGGCAATCGTTTGTCTTTTGCCTGTATGA
- a CDS encoding PIN/TRAM domain-containing protein produces the protein MLSKIVRGIITLLFGAAGIYVDYLILKVVDIRQLSQTLGFEIHLYWTYIIIFIVLSAFGFFLAPVCMKVFIGLVKWLESRLTRMPIHDLVGGSLGGIVGLLIARLICITFVGIPFLGPILSVVVSLLLGYVGLIIGITRKDDILGFFNFLPKLKGERAEREKNKDKGQGKQSAAAGYKVLDTSVIIDGRIADIVKTSFLDGVLLVPGFVLEELRHIADSSDALKRNRGRRGLDILNQISKESVIKVEIYEGDFEDIAEVDSKLVKLANILDAPILTNDYNLNKVAELQGIKVLNINELANAVKPVVLPGEEMYIQIMKEGKEAGQGVAYLDDGTMVVVDGGRRYIGQQTTVLVTTVLQTAAGRMIFAKPKGMQEKSSEEFSHEFNAFG, from the coding sequence ATGCTTAGCAAAATTGTTCGCGGCATCATTACGCTGCTGTTCGGTGCAGCAGGAATTTACGTAGATTACTTGATATTAAAGGTTGTCGATATTCGTCAGCTTAGTCAGACATTAGGTTTTGAGATTCACTTATACTGGACTTATATTATTATTTTTATTGTGTTATCTGCTTTTGGTTTCTTTCTCGCCCCTGTATGTATGAAAGTCTTTATTGGCCTTGTCAAATGGCTGGAAAGCAGACTTACCCGCATGCCGATTCACGATCTGGTCGGAGGTTCACTTGGGGGTATTGTGGGTTTGCTGATTGCCCGCCTGATTTGCATTACTTTTGTGGGTATTCCGTTTCTCGGCCCAATTCTGTCGGTCGTCGTCAGCTTGTTACTTGGCTACGTCGGCTTGATTATTGGGATCACGCGCAAGGATGATATTCTTGGATTTTTCAACTTTTTGCCCAAACTGAAAGGGGAACGGGCTGAAAGAGAAAAGAATAAGGATAAAGGGCAGGGGAAGCAATCCGCTGCTGCAGGCTATAAAGTGCTTGATACCAGTGTGATTATTGACGGCAGAATTGCGGATATTGTCAAAACGAGCTTTTTAGATGGGGTTCTTCTGGTTCCTGGTTTTGTTCTGGAAGAGCTCAGACATATTGCCGATTCTTCAGACGCCCTGAAAAGAAACCGGGGTCGGAGAGGGCTTGATATCTTGAATCAGATTTCCAAGGAATCGGTCATCAAGGTTGAGATCTACGAAGGTGATTTTGAAGACATCGCTGAAGTGGACAGTAAACTTGTCAAGCTGGCGAATATTCTGGACGCACCGATATTGACCAATGATTATAACCTTAACAAAGTGGCCGAGCTTCAGGGGATAAAAGTCTTAAATATCAATGAATTGGCCAATGCTGTGAAACCAGTTGTCCTTCCGGGCGAAGAGATGTATATTCAGATTATGAAGGAAGGAAAAGAGGCTGGACAGGGCGTAGCTTATCTGGATGACGGAACGATGGTTGTCGTTGACGGAGGACGCAGGTACATTGGGCAACAGACCACCGTGCTGGTTACGACTGTTCTGCAAACTGCCGCGGGTAGGATGATCTTTGCTAAACCCAAAGGGATGCAGGAAAAATCATCTGAGGAGTTTTCCCATGAGTTTAATGCATTCGGCTAA
- the radA gene encoding DNA repair protein RadA: MAGPKTKFYCRECGQESARWLGRCPGCGEWNTLIEERVEKSKPTENRGIVQAIPLTEIQTMEGQRLDTGSQELNRVFGGGVVEGSFVLLSGEPGIGKSTLFLQMAEYLSRKENVLYVSGEESARQIKLRADRMELSSSRVHILTDNSLEAVRSEVLNKGYKVVFIDSIQTMLLEDVQSAPGSVSQVREGASFLLKLAKENEITVFLAGHITKEGVIAGPRVLEHMVDTVLYFEGDQHHIFRLLRAVKNRFGPANEIGVFEMRGCGLADVTNPSMFFMGDHTQVSAGSGVAVVMEGTRPLLVEVQALVTSSIFAPPRRTVNGMDYHRLLMLLAVLDKRAGYAFGTRDVFVNIAGGLDVDEPAADLAVIASVMSGIKDQPLGNMALIGELGLTGEIRGVSHIEQRIREAEKFGFRNCLVPEVNADSIGRTDCRIIPVKNIEEVLDFLF, from the coding sequence TTGGCAGGCCCAAAGACGAAGTTCTATTGCCGGGAATGCGGGCAGGAAAGCGCGAGATGGCTCGGAAGGTGTCCCGGATGCGGTGAATGGAATACACTGATTGAGGAACGCGTAGAAAAATCCAAACCTACAGAAAACAGAGGGATCGTTCAGGCGATCCCTCTGACTGAAATCCAAACGATGGAAGGGCAGAGACTTGATACCGGAAGTCAGGAACTTAACCGGGTTTTTGGGGGAGGGGTTGTCGAAGGATCTTTTGTTCTTTTAAGCGGAGAGCCTGGAATCGGCAAATCTACGCTGTTTCTGCAAATGGCAGAATATCTTTCCCGGAAGGAAAATGTGCTTTATGTGTCGGGAGAGGAGTCTGCCCGGCAAATCAAACTCAGGGCTGACAGAATGGAGCTTTCTTCTTCCCGGGTACATATACTCACCGATAATTCCCTGGAAGCAGTACGTTCGGAGGTGCTGAACAAAGGCTATAAAGTCGTTTTTATTGATTCAATTCAGACGATGCTGCTCGAAGACGTCCAGTCTGCACCCGGAAGCGTCAGCCAGGTCAGGGAAGGGGCTTCTTTTTTGCTGAAACTGGCCAAAGAAAATGAGATTACGGTTTTCCTGGCCGGCCATATTACAAAGGAGGGTGTGATTGCCGGACCCAGGGTTCTGGAGCACATGGTCGATACGGTCCTGTATTTTGAAGGAGATCAGCACCATATTTTCCGTCTGCTGCGGGCAGTTAAAAACCGTTTTGGTCCTGCCAACGAAATTGGGGTATTTGAGATGAGAGGCTGCGGTCTAGCTGATGTTACAAATCCCTCCATGTTTTTTATGGGCGATCATACACAAGTATCCGCTGGTTCCGGGGTGGCTGTCGTGATGGAAGGAACAAGGCCGCTCTTAGTGGAAGTCCAGGCTTTGGTAACATCGTCCATCTTTGCGCCGCCGAGAAGAACCGTAAACGGGATGGATTACCACCGCCTGCTGATGCTTCTGGCAGTCCTGGACAAACGAGCCGGGTACGCTTTTGGCACCCGGGATGTTTTTGTCAATATTGCCGGGGGTCTCGATGTGGATGAACCGGCAGCGGATCTTGCCGTCATCGCCTCTGTGATGTCGGGAATTAAAGATCAGCCGCTTGGAAATATGGCTTTAATCGGGGAACTCGGTTTGACCGGAGAAATTAGAGGGGTTTCTCATATTGAGCAGCGGATCAGAGAAGCGGAAAAATTTGGTTTCCGAAATTGCCTGGTACCAGAAGTCAATGCAGACAGTATCGGGAGGACCGATTGCCGGATCATTCCGGTTAAAAACATTGAGGAAGTGCTGGATTTTCTTTTTTAG